The following proteins come from a genomic window of Trifolium pratense cultivar HEN17-A07 linkage group LG4, ARS_RC_1.1, whole genome shotgun sequence:
- the LOC123922993 gene encoding uncharacterized protein LOC123922993 yields the protein MDTTWITQPRNTPEYAKGLNGFLDFAFKNRPNGMAKCPCKKCGFKTPQSRSVMYDHLRATPFPVGYTDWCYHGEVAIGENSNGSSSNPTNAVHDITNGEDPIQNMLNDAFGVDRNHANEVPIASNVDIEIDEDVTPDATQEGNEAKEFYELAKEGEQPLYEGCKKYSKLAFLVKLYHIKCLCGMSDKSMTMILELLQDAFEHAKIPSSFYEAKKTITKLGLNYVKIPACPKDCMLYWGNKEDEERETCKVCHTSRWKSSIKSKERETGNADNSLKKIPAKVLRYFPLKPRLQRLFLSSKTSEDMRWHALSNNNDEMMRHPRDSEAWKRFDSTHPWFASDARNVRLALATDGFNPFGIMSSNYSVWPVILIPYNTPPWVCMKQTSFIMSMIIPGKNAPGNNIDVYLQPLMKELQDLWTTGVDAYDSFKHEMFKLHAALMWTISDFPGLGNLSGWNTYTGYACPTCNKDFKPCRLKNGKKWCFMGHRRFLDRRHRFRLNRIRFNGEQELRDPSRMLSGSEILEQICDINVTFGRSVEKKKIRKRSQLEDGPKWNKKSIFFELPYWKDNCLRHNLDMMHIEKNVCENIIFTLLNDSGKSKDNLNARKDLKLMEIRPDLWPNESGKYALAVYAMTKRGRKDFLATLKNINVPDGYSSNISRCIDLDNGKLNGMLKSHDRHVLMEQLLPLAMRTSLPDKVSAVLIELCSFFRQLCGKVLKVEDLDMLQNKIVLTLCHMEMLFPPSFFTVMVHLVVHLVEEAKLGGPVHYRWMYPIERYLGHLKSYVRNKARPEGSIAEGYLLEEILTFCSRYLDDIETRWNRCGRVDDEPNDEQPQSRMSELFPLIGKPVGGSSYFTLTRREKLQAHRHVLTNCPVVDYYIQQFRTIVKRQMRGRHSSEVDKKVHREFVHWFSNRIGNNLDSLSGPDKDVLISLAQGPLDQARRFTAYNVNGFKFRTLARDKLLKTQNSGVFSSFGTRSYSSSSDDHMRFGDVPYYGRLIDIVELFYCGFSIVMFKCEWANTTNPRGMKKDKLGFTSINFASLRHTGEHEDDEPYIKASEALMVFYVDDEKEQGWSIPVHLKPRDLYDMGEDESEIMASNETYPSQNLEELFQDDNTHIPLARVVIDEDPESSAINHHSDDDNNDMLI from the exons ATGGATACGACTTGGATTACACAACCACGAAATACGCCAGAGTATGCTAAAGGACTTAATGGATTCCttgattttgcctttaaaaatCGTCCAAATGGAATGGCAAAATGTCCCTGTAAAAAATGCGGTTTCAAAACACCGCAAAGTAGAAGTGTGATGTATGATCACTTAAGAGCGACACCATTTCCAGTGGGATACACTGATTGGTGCTATCACGGTGAGGTCGCGATAGGAGAAAATAGTAATGGTTCATCTAGTAATCCTACAAATGCAGTTCATGACATTACAAATGGAGAAGATCCTATCCAGAACATGCTTAACGATGCTTTTGGAGTTGATAGGAATCATGCAAATGAAGTGCCTATTGCATCGAATGTCGATATTGAAATAGATGAAGATGTGACACCGGACGCGACTCAGGAGGGGAATGAAGCAAAAGAGTTTTATGAATTAGCAAAAGAGGGGGAACAACCTTTGTATGAAGggtgtaaaaaatattcaaagttGGCTTTTTTGGTGAAGTTGTATCATATCAAATGCTTGTGTGGAATGAGTGATAAGTCCATGACAATGATTTTAGAACTCTTGCAAGATGCATTTGAACATGCAAAGATTCCAAGCTCATTTTATGAGGCGAAGAAAACAATCACGAAACTTGGTTTGAACTATGTAAAGATTCCTGCTTGTCCGAAGGATTGTATGCTTTACTGGGGAAATAAAGAAGATGAGGAGAGGGAAACTTGTAAAGTTTGTCACACTTCCAGATGGAAATCAAGTATAAAATCTAAGGAGCGTGAGACAGGAAACGCTGACAACAGTTTGAAGAAAATCCCTGCAAAAGTTCTTCGTTATTTTCCATTAAAACCTCGATTACAAAGACTATTTTTGTCTTCAAAGACATCGGAGGATATGAGATGGCATGCTTTAAGTAATAACAATGATGAAATGATGAGGCATCCTAGAGATTCTGAAGCATGGAAACGATTTGACTCGACACACCCTTGGTTTGCATCGGATGCACGAAATGTCCGTCTTGCATTAGCTACTGATGGGTTTAATCCCTTTGGCATTATGAGTTCAAACTACAGTGTCTGGCCCGTAATTCTCATTCCATACAATACTCCTCCATGGGTGTGCATGAAGCAGACATCTTTTATAATGTCGATGATAATTCCTGGAAAAAATGCTCCAGGAAATAACATAGATGTCTACTTACAACCTTTAATGAAAGAGCTGCAAGATTTATGGACAACCGGTGTAGATGCTTATGATTCTTTCAAGCATGAGATGTTCAAATTACATGCAGCTTTGATGTGGACAATAAGCGATTTTCCTGGTTTAGGTAATCTCTCTGGGTGGAACACGTACACTGGATATGCTTGTCCAACTTGTAACAAAGACTTTAAACCTTGCCGTCTTAAAAATGGCAAAAAATGGTGTTTTATGGGCCATCGTCGGTTTCTTGATCGGAGACATCGATTTAGATTGAACCGAATTCGCTTTAATGGTGAGCAAGAATTGCGCGATCCATCAAGAATGTTATCTGGTTCAGAAATTCTTGAACAAATTTGTGACATTAACGTCACATTTGGCAGAAGTGTAGAGAAGAAAAAGATTAGAAAAAGGTCACAACTTGAAGATGGTCCAAAGTGGAACAAGAAAAGCATATTTTTTGAACTTCCATATTGGAAAGATAATTGTTTGCGCCACAATCTTGACATGATGCACATTGAAAAGAATGTATGTGAAAATATCATATTTACTTTGCTAAATGATAGTGGAAAAAGTAAAGATAATCTTAATGCTCGAAAAGACCTTAAACTCATGGAGATAAGACCTGACCTCTGGCCAAATGAAAGTGGAAAATATGCGTTAGCTGTATATGCAATGACTAAAAGAGGTAGGAAGGATTTCTTGGCTACTTTAAAGAACATTAATGTGCCTGATGGGTATTCGAGTAACATTTCTAGGTGCATTGATTTGGATAATGGCAAGTTGAATGGGATGCTAAAAAGTCACGATCGTCATGTATTGATGGAGCAACTGTTACCGTTAGCCATGCGGACATCATTGCCTGACAAGGTTTCGGCAGTATTAATTGAGTTGTGCTCATTCTTTAGACAATTGTGTGGTAAAGTGCTTAAAGTTGAAGATTTGGACATGTTGCAAAATAAAATCGTCCTCACTTTATGCCACATGGAAATGTTATTTCCTCCTTCATTTTTCACTGTTATGGTTCACTTGGTTGTTCACCTTGTTGAAGAAGCTAAGCTTGGAGGTCCTGTTCATTATCGGTGGATGTATCCTATAGAAAG GTACCTAGGACATCTAAAATCATATGTTCGTAATAAAGCACGACCTGAAGGCTCAATAGCTGAAGGTTACCTTCTCGAAGAGATTCTTACCTTTTGTTCAAGGTATTTGGACGATATTGAAACAAGATGGAATCGATGTGGTCGTGTAGATGATGAACCTAATGATGAACAACCTCAATCACGAATGTCTGAATTGTTTCCTTTAATTGGAAAACCAGTCGGAGGCTCTTCATATTTTACCCTTACACGAAGAGAAAAGTTGCAGGCTCATCGGCACGTTTTAACAAATTGCCCTGTAGTTGATTATTATATTCA GCAATTTAGAACTATAGTAAAGAGACAAATGAGGGGAAGGCATTCTTCTGAGGTAGACAAAAAAGTCCATAGAGAATTCGTTCATTGGTTTTCCAATCGT ATTGGCAACAATCTTGACAGTCTTAGCGGACCAGATAAAGATGTTCTTATTAGTCTAGCACAAGGTCCTCTGGACCAAGCTAGAAGGTTTACTGCTTACAATGTTAATGGATTCAAATTTCGGACCTTGGCACGAGACAAGTTATTGAAAACACAAAATAGTGGAGTTTTTAGCTCATTTGGAACAAGAAGTTACTCAAGCAGTAGTGATGACCATATGAGGTTTGGAGACGTGCCTTACTATGGCAGATTAATAGATATCGTTGAGCTTTTCTATTGCGGCTTTTCGATTGTCATGTTCAAATGTGAATGGGCTAATACAACTAACCCAAGAGGCATGAAGAAAGATAAATTGGGTTTTACTTCTATTAACTTCGCAAGCTTAAGACATACTGGAGAACACGAAGATGATGAACCATACATCAAAGCTTCTGAAGCTCTAATGGTCTTTTATGTCGATGATGAGAAGGAACAAGGTTGGAGCATACCAGTTCATTTGAAGCCAAGAGACTTGTACGACATGGGTGAAGATGAAAGTGAAATAATGGCATCCAATGAGACATATCCATCACAAAACTTGGAAGAACTCTTTCAAGATGATAACACACATATCCCTTTAGCAAGAGTTGTAATAGACGAGGATCCTGAAAGTTCAGCCATCAATCATCACtctgatgatgataataatgatATGTTAATTTGA
- the LOC123922994 gene encoding uncharacterized protein LOC123922994: MEKTWSDLTPYEVERQRTIAANNKKLEALNIPRLSQSIQKSSSTKDKMRFVRPGDLQVAANNKRLRSHDIPKPPPPVIIPSSSASQDAPPSSPTHDATSHRLTKKGRPKRSQPPHFQFQPQQQHQPSPPSSPPQHQPSPTQPQHQPFPPPSPPQHQPPPPQHQPPQHQLSTTPPQHQPPPPPPQHQPPQHQPQHQSSEPEHEVVLERLSQPRQPLPPPPPRNHAHWIVDVIGDDGNVRQKSVEVNDLIPNKVGFKVQTIWNDDHQPIGEAGGLLSGYIGFLASSDELLPIMYPKWPKVPLAKKDLIYDNNIKAKFVVSDTNKFHKKWIYTSLGKRWRERRCFLFNKYYDWALTVEQNIEQFPPEVTKDHWAMYLNYRLSPDTMAKADKNALNRQKQRIPHTLGTRSLARTRDIMEQRDGRSYSRGDMYEISHTKRNGSYVNDEARQKNEELQKERQTSSDNEAFVTVFGKEHHGYVRGMGLGPTPSQNNGSSSRPSVSTSSSTADAKIAKMQSEIDVLTKEVAEVNELKAKVAEFDAMKEQFALIMANMQNQGYNIGSPFEVRRSFESSHNVEGNQATPDDST, encoded by the exons ATGGAGAAGACATGGAGCGATTTGACACCGTATGAGGTGGAAAGACAGAGAACAATAGCAGCAAATAACAAGAAGTTGGAAGCTCTAAATATTCCTCGTCTATCGCAATCCATCCAAAAATCGTCTTCTACTAAG GACAAAATGAGATTTGTAAGACCCGGAGATCTTCAAGTAGCAGCCAACAATAAACGCTTGCGTTCTCATGATATACCAAAACCACCTCCACCGGTGATAATACCATCATCATCAGCTTCACAAGATGCACCACCATCATCACCTACACATGATGCAACATCACATAGGTTAACCAAAAAAGGAAGACCTAAACGTTCTCAACCTCCACATTTCCAATTTCAAcctcaacaacaacatcaaccatCTCCACCTTCATCTCCACCTCAACACCAACCATCTCCAACTCAACCTCAACATCAACCATTTCCACCTCCATCTCCACCTCAACACCAACCACCTCCACCTCAACACCAACCACCTCAACATCAACTATCTACAACTCCACCTCAACACCAACCACCTCCACCTCCACCTCAACACCAACCACCTCAACATCAACCACAACATCAATCATCAGAACCGGAACATGAAGTTGTACTTGAACGTCTATCTCAACCACGACAACCTCTACCTCCACCACCTCCACGTAATCATGCACATTGGATTGTGGATGTTATTG GTGATGATGGTAATGTTAGACAAAAAAGTGTAGAAGTGAACGACTTAATCCCGAATAAAGTGGGATTTAAGGTGCAAACAATCTGGAATGATGACCATCAGCCCATAGGAGAGGCAGGTGGACTGTTATCAGGATATATTGGCTTTCTTGCTAGTAGTGATGAATTGCTTCCTATAATGTATCCAAAATGGCCCAAAGTTCCGTTGGCAAAGAAAGACTTAATTTATGATAACAACATAAAG GCTAAATTTGTTGTAAGTGATACAAACAAGTTTCATAAGAAGTGGATTTATACAAGCTTGGGAAAGAGGTGGAGGGAACGTCGGTGCTTTCTATTCAATAAGTATTATGATTGGGCTCTTACTGTTGAACAAAACATAGAGCAATTTCCACCTGAAGTTACAAAAGATCATTGGGCCATGTATTTGAATTATAGATTGTCTCCGGATACTATG GCGAAAGCAGACAAAAATGCTCTAAATCGCCAAAAGCAACGTATTCCCCATACGTTAGGCACAAGGTCACTAGCAAGAACACGAGATATTATG GAACAAAGAGATGGACGGTCTTACAGTAGAGGAGACATGTATGAAATCTCTCACACGAAGAGGAACGGATCATATGTTAATGATGAGGCTCGacaaaaaaat GAAGAGTTACAAAAAGAAAGGCAGACATCATCTGATAATGAGGCTTTTGTGACCGTGTTTGGAAAAGAGCATCATGGTTATGTTCGAGGAATGGGACTTGGTCCAACACCATCTCAAAATAATGGTTCTAGTTCTCGTCCTTCAGTATCAACTTCTTCATCGACTGCTGATGCCAAAATAGCTAAGATGCAAAGCGAAATTGATGTGCTAACTAAAGAAGTTGCTGAAGTTAATGAGCTTAAAGCTAAAGTTGCTGAATTTGATGCAATGAAGGAACAATTTGCTCTTATTATGGCTAATATGCAAAACCAG gGGTATAACATAGGATCGCCGTTTGAAGTACGACGCTCTTTTGAGTCTAGTCATAATGTTGAGGGTAATCAAGCAACTCCAGACGATTCAACTtag